One region of Salvia miltiorrhiza cultivar Shanhuang (shh) chromosome 3, IMPLAD_Smil_shh, whole genome shotgun sequence genomic DNA includes:
- the LOC131016403 gene encoding uncharacterized protein LOC131016403, whose protein sequence is MAYRRRQGGMSRSSTFKEEKKPPPDEGEWAATSSLAAQAIAASTAHRHSTGGPTYDYTAMGSSNETGTSFWGVLARKAKAILEDDNINSHPDLLHSHKRLDSPKAHNQIQHSKKLDTPIATPTSTPATLASSMRGKTLEEGVTGAEKKHETRKIQIVRKGSNQGHEVSGEHGKSTAVPPKNPTTQEDQLKASRDVAMATAAKAKLLLRELKTIKADLAFAKQRCSQLEEENKILRDVRDNKCGASPAHHDDDMIRNQLETLLAEKARLAHENSVYARENRVLREIVEYHQLTTQDVIYVDEGSDEVAEVHPIFYSASMPDSPTSPPEYAISLFRSASATAQLRFE, encoded by the exons atggCGTACCGGAGGAGACAAGGTGGGATGTCAAGATCATCCACCTTCAAGGAGGAAAAGAAACCCCCACCCGATGAAGGAGAATGGGCCGCCACCTCCTCTCTCGCCGCTCAGGCCATCGCCGCCTCCACCGCGCACCGTCACTCCACG GGAGGTCCTACGTATGACTACACGGCAATGGGAAGCTCGAACGAAACAGGGACGAGTTTTTGGGGAGTTCTTGCTAGAAAAGCTAAGGCCATTCTCGAGGATGATAACATTAACTCACACCCTGATCTTCTTCATTCCCATAAGAGACTAGACTCACCCAAGGCTCATAATCAG ATTCAACATTCTAAGAAACTAGACACTCCTATTGCTACTCCTACTTCTACTCCCGCCACGCTTGCTTCTTCCATGCGGGGCAAAACCTTGGAG GAAGGAGTTACAGGTGCGGAGAAGAAGCATGAAACTCGCAAAATACAGATAGTTAGAAAAGGAAGCAATCAAGGACACGAGGTGAGTGGAGAACACGGGAAATCAACAGCAGTTCCACCTAAGAATCCTACCACCCAAGAAGATCAGCTCAAGGCATCTCGCGAC GTGGCCATGGCGACAGCTGCTAAAGCAAAGCTACTGCTGCGAGAGCTGAAAACAATTAAAGCCGACCTGGCCTTTGCAAAGCAGCGGTGCTCTCAGTTAGAAGAAGAGAACAAGATCCTCAGAGACGTTCGTGACAATAAGTGCGGCGCTAGTCCTGCTCACCACGACGACGACATG ATTCGGAATCAGCTGGAGACGCTTCTGGCGGAGAAGGCCCGTTTGGCTCACGAGAACTCGGTGTACGCGCGGGAGAATCGGGTGTTGAGAGAGATTGTGGAATACCACCAACTGACGACGCAGGATGTGATCTACGTGGATGAGGGTAGCGATGAGGTTGCAGAAGTTCATCCCATCTTCTACTCTGCTTCGATGCCGGACTCCCCCACCTCTCCACCTGAATACGCTATCTCTCTCTTCAGAAGCGCTTCCGCCACCGCCCAACTCCGATTTGAATAA